A single window of Actinoallomurus bryophytorum DNA harbors:
- a CDS encoding cytochrome b yields the protein MSTTTPPKAIDDAVGYADDRFASANFMRSKMKKVFPDHWSFMLGEIALYSFVILLLTGTFLTFWFKPSMAEVVYNGSYTKLHGVSVSEAYDSTLRISFDVRGGLLIRQIHHWAAVLFLASIMVHMLRIFFTGAYRKPREVNWLIGITMFTIAILEGLFGYSLPDDLLSGTGLRITQGVLQSIPVVGTYLYYFAFGGAFPGQDFIPRLYTIHVLLIPGILLALVVAHLMIMWFQGHTQYAGKGKSEKTVTGKAFYPVFLIKTNAFFIYTFAICAALATFAQINPIWLFGPYTPDSITAGSQPDFYMGFLEGALRIMPNWETSLWGHTVGWNVLIPALVPLGLIMTGAALWPFVEQWATGDRRVHHLADRPRNAPFRTAVGMTVVAFYGFLWLAGGNDILADRFHVSLYATTWFFRGAVFIGPAITYVVTKRICIGLQRSDVAKLDHGVESGIIKMMPSGEFVEVHEPVKEEAEAVLRAKPEPLALPAAAEDENGIPSPGSRGPLGRARKALNTAFVADDIPNGHTNGHNGHGDGHEESPEVGSGDHKELSRG from the coding sequence ATGAGCACCACGACGCCCCCAAAGGCCATCGACGACGCGGTCGGCTACGCCGACGATCGCTTCGCAAGTGCGAATTTCATGCGCAGCAAGATGAAGAAGGTCTTCCCCGACCACTGGTCGTTCATGCTGGGCGAGATCGCGCTGTACTCCTTCGTCATCCTGCTGCTGACCGGGACGTTCCTGACGTTCTGGTTCAAGCCGAGCATGGCCGAGGTCGTCTACAACGGCAGCTACACCAAGCTCCACGGCGTCAGCGTGAGCGAGGCGTACGACTCGACGCTGCGCATCAGCTTCGACGTCCGCGGCGGTCTGCTCATTCGGCAGATCCACCACTGGGCGGCCGTGCTGTTCCTGGCCTCGATCATGGTGCACATGCTCCGGATCTTCTTCACCGGCGCGTACCGCAAGCCGCGTGAGGTCAACTGGCTCATCGGCATCACGATGTTCACCATCGCGATCCTGGAGGGCCTGTTCGGCTACTCACTGCCGGACGACCTGCTGTCCGGTACCGGTCTGCGCATCACCCAGGGCGTGCTGCAGTCGATCCCGGTCGTGGGCACGTATCTGTACTACTTCGCCTTCGGCGGTGCGTTCCCAGGCCAGGACTTCATTCCACGGCTCTACACGATCCACGTGCTCCTGATACCCGGCATCCTCCTGGCCCTGGTCGTGGCGCACCTCATGATCATGTGGTTCCAGGGCCACACGCAGTACGCGGGCAAGGGCAAGTCGGAGAAGACCGTCACGGGCAAGGCCTTCTACCCGGTCTTCCTGATCAAGACCAACGCGTTCTTCATCTACACGTTCGCGATCTGCGCGGCGCTCGCCACATTCGCGCAGATCAACCCGATCTGGCTCTTCGGGCCGTACACACCGGACTCCATCACGGCCGGGTCGCAACCCGACTTCTACATGGGCTTCCTCGAGGGCGCACTGCGCATCATGCCCAACTGGGAGACCAGCCTGTGGGGCCACACGGTCGGCTGGAACGTCCTGATCCCGGCACTGGTGCCATTGGGTCTGATCATGACCGGCGCCGCTCTGTGGCCGTTCGTCGAACAGTGGGCGACCGGCGACCGGAGGGTCCACCACCTGGCCGACCGGCCGCGCAACGCCCCGTTCCGTACGGCGGTCGGCATGACCGTGGTCGCGTTCTACGGGTTCCTGTGGCTGGCCGGCGGCAACGACATCCTCGCCGACCGGTTCCATGTCTCCCTGTACGCGACGACGTGGTTCTTCCGCGGCGCCGTGTTCATCGGACCTGCCATCACCTATGTCGTCACCAAGCGGATCTGCATCGGCCTGCAGCGCAGCGATGTGGCCAAGCTGGATCACGGCGTGGAGTCCGGCATCATCAAGATGATGCCGAGCGGTGAGTTCGTCGAGGTCCACGAGCCGGTGAAGGAAGAGGCCGAGGCGGTCCTGCGGGCCAAGCCGGAACCCCTCGCCCTGCCGGCGGCCGCCGAGGACGAGAACGGCATCCCGTCGCCAGGCTCCCGAGGCCCTCTCGGCCGCGCACGCAAGGCACTCAACACGGCCTTCGTCGCGGACGACATCCCGAATGGCCACACCAACGGCCACAACGGACATGGCGACGGCCACGAGGAGTCACCGGAGGTCGGAAGCGGCGACCACAAGGAGCTGAGCCGGGGCTGA
- the trpD gene encoding anthranilate phosphoribosyltransferase, which produces MDPRTTWPTVLHALLNGQSLTADESTWAMNEIMSGQATDAQIAGFAVALRAKGETVAEVAGLAAGMLAHATPITVAGPSVDLVGTGGDLAHTVNISTMGAIVAAAAGARMVKHGNRAATSSCGAADLLDELGIVINLPPAKTAEVVAEIGITFCFAPLYHPALRHTARTRRDLGTPTVFNFLGPLTNPARTAAQAVGVFHPHMAGIMAGVFAERGCSSLVFRGDDGLDELTTTSTSVIWVVRDGTATETVFDPADLGIPRATPDDLRGADAPYNARVARAVLAGEPGPVRDIVALNAAAALVAADGTPPAEDLTEALRAAYARALEAIDSGRATALLDRWAELTRRLNAA; this is translated from the coding sequence ATGGACCCGCGTACGACGTGGCCGACCGTGCTCCACGCGCTGCTCAACGGGCAGTCGCTGACGGCGGACGAGTCCACCTGGGCGATGAACGAGATCATGTCGGGGCAGGCGACCGACGCTCAGATCGCGGGCTTCGCCGTGGCGCTTCGCGCCAAGGGCGAGACGGTCGCCGAGGTGGCGGGTCTTGCCGCGGGCATGCTCGCGCACGCCACGCCGATCACGGTGGCCGGGCCCTCCGTCGACCTCGTCGGCACCGGTGGTGATCTGGCCCACACCGTCAACATCTCCACCATGGGCGCCATCGTCGCCGCGGCCGCGGGCGCGCGGATGGTCAAGCACGGCAACCGCGCCGCCACGTCCTCCTGCGGCGCCGCCGACCTGCTGGACGAGCTCGGCATCGTCATCAACCTGCCGCCGGCCAAGACGGCCGAGGTCGTGGCCGAGATCGGCATCACCTTCTGCTTCGCTCCGCTTTACCACCCGGCGCTGCGGCACACCGCGCGTACGCGGAGGGATCTGGGCACCCCGACGGTGTTCAACTTCCTCGGCCCGCTGACCAACCCGGCGCGGACCGCAGCCCAGGCGGTGGGCGTGTTCCACCCCCACATGGCGGGGATCATGGCGGGCGTCTTCGCCGAACGCGGCTGCTCCTCGCTGGTGTTCCGCGGCGACGACGGGCTCGACGAGCTGACGACCACCTCGACGTCGGTGATCTGGGTGGTTCGTGACGGCACCGCCACCGAGACCGTCTTCGACCCGGCCGACCTGGGCATCCCCCGCGCCACGCCGGACGACCTGCGCGGCGCGGACGCCCCGTACAACGCCCGCGTGGCACGCGCGGTGCTGGCCGGGGAGCCGGGCCCGGTTCGCGACATCGTGGCTCTCAACGCCGCCGCGGCGCTTGTCGCCGCGGACGGCACGCCTCCGGCCGAAGACCTCACGGAGGCGCTGCGCGCGGCGTACGCCCGCGCTCTGGAGGCCATCGACTCCGGCCGGGCCACCGCCCTCCTCGACCGCTGGGCCGAGCTGACGCGGCGCCTCAACGCCGCCTGA
- a CDS encoding rhomboid family intramembrane serine protease, translating to MALPLYDNQPTRRAPLVTYLLIAANVVVFLLSPVASIGHQNETDGQRKCEQVTFLLKYGAIPKEMVDNRAEPMPAEVAEACHPKPFHKRPWLSALSSMFLHGGVAHILGNMVYLFVFGAATEDRLGRLRFLVFYLLVGYIAAYGFALTYPGSLTPLVGASGAIAGVLGSHLVLYPRSRTITLVLSFIPFRLPSWVLLAQFFVLQWFSLGDQSQTAYVAHIYGFVAGMICGLLVRRGGFARKSAALSWQ from the coding sequence GTGGCGCTGCCGCTTTATGACAACCAGCCCACTCGGCGTGCTCCGCTGGTCACCTATCTCCTCATCGCCGCCAACGTGGTCGTCTTCCTGCTGTCGCCGGTCGCCTCGATCGGCCACCAGAACGAAACGGACGGCCAGCGCAAGTGCGAGCAGGTGACGTTCCTGCTCAAGTACGGCGCGATCCCCAAGGAGATGGTCGACAACCGGGCGGAGCCGATGCCCGCGGAGGTCGCGGAGGCCTGCCACCCGAAGCCCTTCCACAAGCGGCCGTGGCTCTCCGCGCTGTCGTCGATGTTCCTGCACGGCGGCGTGGCCCACATCCTGGGCAACATGGTCTACCTGTTCGTCTTCGGCGCGGCCACCGAGGACCGGCTGGGGCGGCTGCGGTTCCTGGTCTTCTACCTGCTGGTGGGCTACATCGCGGCGTACGGCTTCGCGCTGACCTACCCGGGTTCCCTGACCCCGCTGGTCGGCGCCTCGGGCGCGATCGCGGGCGTGCTGGGCTCCCACCTGGTGCTGTATCCCCGGTCGAGGACGATCACGCTGGTCCTGTCCTTCATCCCGTTCCGGCTGCCGTCGTGGGTGCTGCTGGCGCAGTTCTTCGTACTCCAGTGGTTCAGCCTCGGCGACCAGAGCCAGACGGCGTACGTCGCGCACATCTACGGCTTCGTGGCCGGCATGATCTGCGGCCTGCTCGTACGCCGAGGCGGCTTCGCCCGCAAGTCGGCGGCACTGAGCTGGCAGTGA
- a CDS encoding DEDD exonuclease domain-containing protein: protein MASEGPAVQGTLDDLGTPLIGVTFVIVDLETTGGSAHDSAITEIGAVKVRGGEILGEFGTLVDPGQEIPPFITVLTGITQQMVIAAPRIDEVLPAFLEFARGAVLVAHNAPFDMGFLKAACAAQGRPWPAPAVVDTADLGRRLLTRDEVPNCKLSTLARFFRATTEPCHRALSDARATVDVLHGLLERAGAFGVESLEELTSFARAPTPEQKRKRHLADAVPAAPGVYIFEDVRGEPLYVGKSGRLRTRVKSYFTASETRRGVREMIGIAERVRTIVCASALEAEVRELRLIAAHKPRYNRRSRHPERAVWLKLTAEVFPRLSIVREVRDDGGSYLGPFGSTRVAEEARAAVHDAVPLRQCTQRLTLRVISEGRASTCALSELGRCGAPCEGRQSPDTYSEHAAYARAILTGDVRPVVAAARTRIDRLSEQLRYEEAAALRDRLAAFVRGAARCQRLSALAGIAQLVAARPAFDGGWELHVVRHGRLAAAGTVPPHAHPVPYVQALVATAETVRPGPGAAPRASAEEMECVLRWLDSPGVRLVEVDGTWSCPAHGAESVRRWIEAAYRETDSRKVDRAGRPMR from the coding sequence ATGGCCTCCGAAGGTCCTGCCGTGCAGGGCACCCTCGACGATCTCGGCACGCCTCTGATCGGTGTCACGTTCGTGATCGTCGACCTGGAGACCACCGGCGGCTCGGCGCACGACTCCGCCATCACCGAGATCGGCGCCGTGAAGGTCCGCGGAGGAGAGATCCTGGGCGAGTTCGGCACGCTCGTCGACCCGGGCCAGGAGATCCCGCCGTTCATCACGGTGCTGACCGGCATCACCCAGCAGATGGTCATCGCCGCGCCGCGCATCGACGAGGTGCTCCCGGCCTTCCTGGAGTTCGCCCGCGGAGCCGTGCTGGTGGCGCACAACGCACCCTTCGACATGGGCTTCCTCAAGGCCGCCTGCGCCGCGCAGGGACGCCCCTGGCCCGCACCCGCCGTCGTCGACACCGCCGACCTGGGGCGCCGCCTCCTCACCCGCGACGAGGTGCCCAACTGCAAGCTCTCGACCCTCGCCCGCTTTTTCCGCGCCACCACCGAGCCCTGCCACCGCGCGCTCTCGGACGCGCGGGCGACGGTCGACGTGCTCCACGGGCTGCTGGAGCGGGCCGGCGCGTTCGGCGTCGAGTCCCTCGAGGAGCTGACGAGCTTCGCCCGTGCCCCCACGCCGGAGCAGAAGCGCAAGCGCCACCTGGCCGACGCGGTGCCGGCCGCGCCGGGCGTCTACATCTTCGAGGACGTGCGCGGCGAGCCGCTCTACGTCGGAAAGAGCGGGCGCCTGCGCACACGCGTCAAGTCCTACTTCACGGCCTCGGAGACCCGCCGGGGCGTCCGCGAGATGATCGGCATCGCCGAACGCGTCCGCACGATCGTGTGCGCGAGCGCGCTGGAGGCCGAGGTGCGCGAGCTGCGCCTCATCGCGGCCCACAAGCCGCGCTACAACCGCCGCTCCCGCCATCCCGAGCGCGCCGTGTGGCTCAAGCTGACCGCCGAGGTGTTCCCCCGGCTGTCCATCGTCCGCGAGGTGCGCGACGACGGCGGCTCCTACCTCGGCCCGTTCGGCAGCACCCGGGTCGCCGAGGAGGCACGCGCGGCCGTGCACGACGCCGTCCCGCTGCGCCAGTGCACCCAGCGGCTGACGCTCCGCGTGATCTCCGAGGGCCGGGCGAGCACCTGCGCCCTCAGCGAGCTCGGCCGGTGCGGCGCGCCCTGCGAGGGACGCCAGAGCCCCGACACCTACTCCGAGCACGCCGCGTACGCCCGCGCCATCCTGACCGGCGACGTACGCCCCGTCGTGGCCGCCGCACGCACCCGCATCGACCGGCTCTCCGAACAGCTCCGTTACGAGGAGGCGGCGGCGCTCCGCGACCGCCTGGCGGCCTTCGTGCGGGGCGCGGCGCGCTGCCAGCGCCTGTCCGCCCTCGCGGGGATCGCCCAGCTCGTCGCGGCCCGCCCCGCGTTCGACGGCGGCTGGGAGCTGCACGTCGTACGGCACGGCCGGCTCGCCGCCGCCGGCACCGTCCCGCCGCACGCCCATCCGGTTCCCTACGTCCAGGCCCTCGTCGCCACCGCCGAGACCGTACGCCCCGGTCCCGGCGCCGCCCCGCGCGCCTCCGCGGAGGAGATGGAGTGCGTCCTGCGCTGGCTCGACTCCCCCGGCGTACGCCTCGTCGAGGTGGACGGCACCTGGAGCTGCCCGGCACACGGCGCCGAGAGCGTGCGCCGCTGGATCGAGGCCGCTTATCGGGAGACCGATTCCCGTAAGGTTGACCGCGCCGGTCGGCCGATGCGTTAG
- a CDS encoding ubiquinol-cytochrome c reductase iron-sulfur subunit: protein MTDNNDTSDATPEEEGRVPKRVIGTPAPSGTQELVPRKEPADTGGAYVLDERKARNAERVAAAFFGLSFVGGIAFIVFYAVWPGHVGNIDRATRSNYTLGISLTLVLLGIAVGLTIWVRHLVTTPEIVQERHAISSTPEDRATFNQYLQEGSRESGLGQRKLLRRTLLLATAPLGLLPLVLLRDLGPLPEKKLRHTTWKNGTRLVVDGTGLPLKASDFNSPGGIITVVPEGAEHNLDEIATGAVLLLNVPVDLLKVKKGRENWHVGGIIAYSKICTHVGCPAALYEQTTHHILCPCHQSTFDALDSAKVIFGPAARPLPQLPIGVDSEGYLIATSDFKEPVGPSFWERGRTKA, encoded by the coding sequence ATGACTGACAACAACGACACCAGCGACGCGACTCCGGAAGAGGAAGGGCGCGTCCCCAAGCGAGTGATCGGCACCCCGGCGCCGAGCGGCACCCAGGAGCTGGTGCCCCGCAAGGAGCCGGCGGACACGGGCGGCGCCTACGTGCTGGACGAGAGGAAGGCACGTAACGCCGAACGCGTCGCGGCCGCCTTCTTCGGGCTCAGCTTCGTCGGCGGCATCGCCTTCATCGTGTTCTACGCCGTCTGGCCCGGCCACGTCGGCAACATCGACCGGGCGACCCGCTCCAACTACACGCTCGGCATCTCGCTGACACTGGTGCTCCTCGGCATCGCCGTGGGCCTGACGATCTGGGTTCGCCACCTGGTGACGACCCCGGAGATCGTGCAGGAGCGTCACGCGATCTCCTCCACGCCCGAGGACCGCGCGACCTTCAACCAGTACCTCCAGGAAGGCAGCCGGGAGAGCGGCCTGGGACAGCGCAAGCTGCTCCGCCGCACGCTCCTGCTGGCCACCGCGCCGCTGGGCCTGCTGCCGCTCGTCCTGCTGCGCGACCTCGGTCCGCTGCCGGAGAAGAAGCTGCGGCACACCACGTGGAAGAACGGCACCCGGCTCGTCGTCGACGGCACCGGCCTGCCGCTGAAGGCGTCCGACTTCAACTCTCCCGGCGGCATCATCACCGTCGTCCCGGAGGGCGCCGAGCACAACCTGGACGAGATCGCCACGGGTGCGGTCCTGCTGCTCAACGTCCCGGTCGACCTGCTGAAGGTCAAGAAGGGCCGGGAGAACTGGCACGTCGGCGGGATCATCGCGTACTCCAAGATCTGCACACACGTTGGCTGCCCGGCCGCACTGTACGAGCAGACCACCCACCACATCCTCTGCCCGTGCCACCAGTCGACCTTCGACGCGCTGGACAGCGCCAAGGTGATCTTCGGCCCGGCTGCACGGCCGCTGCCCCAGCTCCCCATTGGCGTAGACTCCGAGGGCTACCTCATCGCCACGAGCGACTTCAAGGAGCCGGTCGGCCCGAGCTTCTGGGAGCGCGGGAGGACTAAGGCATGA
- a CDS encoding cytochrome c oxidase subunit 3: MLPVATVSATDRAPSSRANRPSLVSVGTIVWLSSELMFFAALFAMYFTIRSVTKGDGGSWPQAHLDIPYASVNTFILLMSSVTCQMGVFAAERGQVRRKGSIFKLPKWGLREWYFLSFLMGAVFVAGQLNEYRTLVGEGTTISSSAYGSVFYLTTGFHGLHVTGGLIAFLFMLGRTYAAKRWTHEQATSAIVVSYYWHFVDAVWVGLFATIYLIELFH; encoded by the coding sequence ATGCTGCCCGTGGCAACAGTATCCGCGACAGACCGCGCACCCAGCTCCCGCGCCAACCGGCCCAGCCTTGTCAGCGTGGGCACGATCGTGTGGCTGTCGTCCGAGCTCATGTTCTTCGCGGCGCTGTTCGCGATGTACTTCACCATCCGGTCGGTGACCAAGGGTGACGGTGGCTCATGGCCACAGGCCCACCTGGACATCCCGTACGCCTCGGTGAACACCTTCATCCTGCTGATGTCCAGTGTGACCTGCCAGATGGGTGTGTTCGCGGCCGAGCGGGGACAGGTCCGGCGCAAGGGGAGCATCTTCAAGCTCCCCAAGTGGGGTCTCCGCGAGTGGTACTTCCTGTCCTTCCTCATGGGCGCGGTCTTCGTTGCCGGCCAGCTCAACGAGTACCGCACGCTCGTCGGTGAGGGCACCACGATCTCCTCGAGCGCGTACGGCTCGGTGTTCTACCTGACCACGGGCTTCCACGGTCTCCACGTCACCGGCGGCCTCATCGCGTTCCTGTTCATGCTCGGGCGCACGTACGCCGCGAAGCGCTGGACCCACGAGCAGGCGACGAGCGCGATCGTCGTGTCTTACTACTGGCATTTCGTCGATGCAGTGTGGGTCGGGCTGTTCGCCACGATCTACCTGATCGAGCTGTTCCACTGA
- a CDS encoding Lrp/AsnC family transcriptional regulator, giving the protein MITAIVLIKADVSRIPEVAETIAGLTGVSEVYSVTGEFDLVALVRVRQYEQIADVIPGGLNKVDGVTHTETHIAFRTYSQHDLEAAFSLGLPSAD; this is encoded by the coding sequence GTGATCACCGCCATCGTGCTCATCAAGGCCGACGTCTCACGCATCCCCGAGGTGGCCGAGACCATCGCCGGCCTCACGGGGGTAAGCGAGGTCTACTCGGTCACGGGTGAGTTCGACCTGGTCGCCCTGGTCCGCGTACGACAGTACGAACAGATCGCCGACGTCATCCCGGGCGGCCTCAACAAGGTCGACGGCGTGACCCACACGGAAACCCACATCGCCTTCCGCACGTACTCCCAGCACGACCTCGAAGCCGCCTTCTCCCTGGGCCTCCCGAGCGCCGACTGA
- a CDS encoding NYN domain-containing protein gives MRRQIIDTGPGEQLDQPLPEAVRQRVVELAAEVVGALRADEIPAPLRRVARFEPRRRARLAATPIATQLEKDTDFRERVAEVVREGQPELAAALDSGTVPAAADPVNVAALAYLIRPPGWPERVETARRDLERSALAADEAETIRKLAELQEQIAAAKATRTEEIDKLRTELRSSRAENAELRKKLHESRTRAKREHARAEELDRQAGEERAGAAAAGAATEAELRRLRARLSQAESAVENTRRAAREGRNLDETRLRVLLDALTDATKGLREEIGLPTGITRPADSVGAVAPQQPGHRTLPGRALADSDPALLDQLLMLPQVHLIIDGYNVTKTGYGDIPLSDQRSRLISGVGVLHAQTKAEVTVVFDGAELDAPVAVQAPRGVRVLFSAPGQTADDLIGQLVRAEPGGRAVVVISSDQEVCDSARRADARPAPASLLLRRLSRT, from the coding sequence GTGAGGAGACAGATCATCGACACCGGCCCGGGCGAACAGCTCGATCAACCGTTGCCAGAGGCCGTCCGGCAGCGCGTGGTCGAGCTCGCCGCCGAAGTGGTCGGCGCACTCCGGGCGGACGAGATCCCCGCGCCGCTGCGGCGCGTCGCCCGGTTCGAGCCACGCCGCAGGGCCAGGCTGGCGGCCACCCCGATCGCCACCCAGCTGGAAAAGGACACCGACTTCCGCGAACGCGTCGCCGAGGTCGTACGCGAGGGCCAGCCCGAGCTCGCCGCCGCGCTCGACTCGGGCACGGTGCCGGCGGCGGCCGACCCGGTGAACGTCGCGGCCCTCGCCTACCTCATCCGGCCACCGGGCTGGCCGGAGCGGGTCGAGACGGCACGCCGCGATCTCGAACGCTCCGCGCTCGCGGCCGACGAGGCCGAGACGATCCGCAAGCTGGCCGAGCTGCAGGAGCAGATCGCCGCGGCCAAGGCGACACGCACCGAAGAGATCGACAAGCTGCGTACCGAGCTGCGCAGCTCGCGCGCCGAGAACGCCGAGCTCCGCAAGAAGCTGCACGAGAGCCGCACCCGCGCCAAGCGCGAGCACGCGCGCGCCGAGGAGCTGGACCGCCAGGCCGGCGAGGAGCGGGCCGGTGCGGCGGCCGCGGGCGCGGCGACAGAGGCGGAGCTGCGCCGACTGCGCGCCAGGCTCTCCCAGGCCGAGTCCGCGGTGGAGAACACCCGCCGGGCCGCACGCGAGGGACGCAACCTCGACGAGACGCGGCTGCGGGTGCTCCTCGACGCCCTCACCGACGCGACCAAGGGGCTGCGGGAGGAGATCGGGCTGCCGACGGGGATCACCCGCCCGGCCGACAGCGTCGGCGCCGTCGCGCCGCAGCAGCCCGGGCACCGCACGCTCCCGGGGCGTGCCCTCGCCGACAGCGACCCGGCACTGCTCGACCAGCTCCTCATGCTGCCGCAGGTGCACCTCATCATCGACGGCTACAACGTCACCAAGACCGGCTACGGCGACATCCCGCTGTCCGACCAGCGGTCCCGGCTCATCTCCGGCGTCGGCGTCCTGCACGCCCAGACCAAGGCGGAGGTGACCGTGGTCTTCGACGGCGCGGAGCTGGACGCTCCGGTCGCGGTGCAGGCGCCACGCGGCGTACGCGTGTTGTTCAGCGCGCCGGGGCAGACCGCCGACGATCTCATCGGCCAGCTCGTACGCGCGGAGCCGGGCGGCCGGGCGGTGGTGGTCATCTCCTCCGACCAGGAGGTCTGCGACTCGGCCCGCCGCGCCGACGCCCGCCCGGCCCCGGCATCGCTGCTGCTGAGACGGCTCAGCCGCACCTGA
- a CDS encoding c-type cytochrome: protein MKWFTAWRRRPWAGYAVVLAALAIIGVAYAGASSSADRAQASDTSASAQDVAKGKELFNQTCSSCHGPNAEGTKIAPSLIGVGAASVDFQVGTGRMPASNPGAQIPRKKPIFNKEQIQQIAAYVASLGGGPPVPSSDQVDPAHGDSALGGELFRANCAQCHNFAGSGGALTGGKYAPSLDKATPTQIYEAMITGPQAMPVFNDTTVTPAQKRAIIAYVTQTRDEPNPGGSGLGRIGPVAEGLVGWLVGIGFMVVAAMWLTARKPKKKQPND from the coding sequence GTGAAATGGTTCACCGCATGGCGCCGGCGCCCGTGGGCGGGCTACGCCGTCGTGCTGGCCGCACTCGCGATCATCGGTGTTGCGTACGCCGGTGCCTCGTCGAGTGCCGATCGCGCTCAGGCGTCTGACACATCGGCGTCCGCGCAGGATGTCGCCAAGGGCAAGGAGCTGTTCAACCAGACCTGCTCCAGCTGCCACGGCCCGAACGCCGAGGGCACGAAAATCGCGCCCAGCCTCATCGGCGTCGGTGCCGCCTCTGTCGACTTCCAGGTCGGCACGGGCCGGATGCCCGCCTCGAATCCCGGCGCGCAGATCCCGCGCAAGAAGCCGATCTTCAACAAGGAGCAGATCCAGCAGATCGCGGCCTACGTCGCCTCGCTCGGAGGCGGGCCCCCCGTCCCGTCGTCCGACCAGGTCGACCCGGCGCACGGCGACTCGGCCCTCGGCGGCGAGCTGTTCCGCGCCAACTGTGCCCAGTGCCACAACTTCGCCGGATCCGGTGGCGCGCTCACCGGCGGCAAGTACGCCCCGTCGCTGGACAAGGCCACGCCCACACAGATCTACGAAGCGATGATCACCGGACCGCAGGCGATGCCGGTCTTCAACGACACGACCGTCACGCCCGCGCAGAAGCGCGCGATCATCGCGTACGTCACGCAGACCCGCGACGAGCCCAACCCCGGCGGCAGCGGCCTCGGCCGTATCGGGCCGGTGGCCGAAGGCCTCGTCGGCTGGCTCGTCGGGATCGGATTCATGGTCGTCGCAGCGATGTGGCTCACTGCCAGGAAGCCCAAGAAGAAGCAGCCCAATGACTGA
- a CDS encoding response regulator transcription factor: MKILVYSHDANTRAQVRLAIGRRPAPGLPQVEYLEVATEPAVFARLDEGGVDVAVLDGEAQPAGGMGICRQAKDEIYNCPPIMVLIARRDDGWLATWSRADAVAGQPIDAVALAEGVAGLMRRRAAESGTELSRQ; the protein is encoded by the coding sequence ATGAAGATCCTCGTTTACAGTCACGACGCGAACACCCGCGCCCAGGTACGCCTCGCGATCGGCAGGCGGCCCGCTCCCGGGCTCCCCCAGGTCGAATACCTCGAGGTCGCCACCGAGCCCGCCGTGTTCGCCCGCCTCGACGAGGGCGGCGTCGACGTCGCCGTGCTCGACGGCGAGGCGCAGCCGGCCGGTGGCATGGGCATCTGCCGCCAGGCCAAGGACGAGATTTACAACTGCCCCCCGATCATGGTCCTCATCGCCCGCCGCGACGACGGCTGGCTCGCCACCTGGTCCCGCGCGGACGCCGTCGCCGGCCAGCCCATCGACGCGGTGGCCCTCGCCGAGGGCGTCGCCGGGCTGATGCGCAGGCGCGCCGCGGAGTCCGGCACCGAGTTGTCCCGCCAGTAG